In a single window of the Chaetodon trifascialis isolate fChaTrf1 chromosome 19, fChaTrf1.hap1, whole genome shotgun sequence genome:
- the ccdc25 gene encoding coiled-coil domain-containing protein 25, translating into MVFYFTSAVVNPSYTIYMGKDKYENEDLIKYGWPEDIWFHVDKLSSAHVYLRLPKGQTIDDIPPEVLIDCAQLVKNNSIQGCKMNNINVVYTPWANLKKTGDMDVGQIGFHRQKEVKIVAVEKKINEIVNRLEKTKAERFPDLAAEKESRDREERNEKKAQLQEQKKREKEEQKRRKEMEELRNYSSLMKNENMKTNEDGYDSDDFM; encoded by the exons ATGGTGTTTTACTTCACAAGTGCCG tggTGAACCCTTCCTACACGATCTACATGGgaaaagacaaatatgaaa ATGAGGATCTGATCAAGTACGGATGGCCTGAAGACATCTG GTTTCATGTGGACAAACTGTCTTCAGCTCACGTTTATCTGAGACTGCCAAAG ggtCAGACAATAGACGACATCCCCCCGGAGGTGCTGATCGACTGTGCACAGCTggtgaaaaacaacagcatccaAG gCTGCAAGATGAACAACATCAACGTGGTGTACACGCCGTGGGCCAACCTGAAGAAAACCGGGGACATGGACGTCGGCCAGATTGGCTTCCATCGGCAGAAAGAG GTGAAGATCGTGGCGGTGGAGAAGAAGATCAACGAGATCGTGAACCGCCTGGAGAAAACGAAAGCGGAGCGCTTCCCCGACCTGGCGGCGGAGAAAGAgtcgagagacagagaggagaggaacgaGAAGAAAgctcagctgcaggagcagaagaagagagagaaggaggagcagaagaggaggaaggagatggaggagctcAG gaacTATTCGTCTCTGATGAAGAACGAGAACATGAAGACGAACGAG GATGGTTACGATTCAGACGACTTCATGTGA
- the allc gene encoding allantoicase has product MAERRAAATAAAAEPDFLQFNDLACETVGGKVIFASDEWFAPAANLLKREPPQFIASAFTEFGKWMDGWETRRKRKPGHDWCIIQLGVPGLIHGLDVDTSFFTGNHSPHVSVQAGCLDKPPNFTLEGDRTGMAASDSQLAAVAKLGSEAWPQLVGVSELKPGYSDSCHNYFKVNFNHRVTHLRLNMYPDGGIARLRVYGVGQRDWSSVSAHQDVDLVALTNGGVCLGYSDAHFGHPRNMIGLGRAVNMADGWETARRLDRPKDLKVDQRGILQVPGWEWAVFRLGRPGVISGVEVDTNHFKGNFPDSCSIEVCSLTPEEEAQCVRTRWNSGKWQVLLAPQKLRPHHRHLYDEAELSLSRPVSHVRLIIRPDGGVSRLRLWGRPTAIAAANQQRPASKL; this is encoded by the exons atggcagagaggagagcagcagcgacggcggcggcggcagagCCGGACTTCCTGCAGTTTAATGACCTGGCCTGCGAGACGGTCGGCGGGAAG GTCATCTTTGCCTCAGACGAGTGGTTCGCTCCTGCTGCCAACCTGCTGAAG AGAGAGCCGCCGCAGTTCATCGCCTCGGCCTTCACTGAGTTTGGAAAGTGGATGGACGGATgggagacgaggaggaagaggaaacccG GTCACGACTGGTGCATCATCCAGCTGGGAGTCCCCGGCCTGATCCACGGCCTCGACGTGGACACGTCCTTCTTCACCGGAAACCACTCGCCCCACGTCTCCGTCCAGGCCGGCTGTCTGG ACAAACCACCAAACTTCACGCTGGAGGGAGACCGAACCGGCATGGCCGCCTCCGACAGTCAGCTGGCTGCTGTTGCCAAG CTGGGCTCGGAGGCGTGGCCACAGCTGGTGGGCGTGTCGGAGCTGAAGCCTGGATACTCAGACTCCTGCCACAACTACTTCAAGGTCAACTTCAACCACAGAGTCACACACCTGCGCCTCAACATGTATCCAG atGGAGGGATAGCCAGACTGAGGGTTTACGGCGTCGGACAGAGAGACTGGTCGTCTGTCTCTGCCCACCAGGACGTCGACCTGGTGGCTCTGACCAATGGGGGAGTCTGCCTCGGCTACAGCGACGCCCACTTTGGGCATCCACGCAACATGATTG GACTTGGCCGAGCTGTCAACATGGCAGACGGCTGGGAAACGGCCCGCAGACTGGACAGACCCAAAGACCTGAag GTGGACCAGCGGGGGATCCTTCAGGTCCCGGGTTGGGAGTGGGCCGTGTTCCGTCTCGGTCGTCCTGGAGTCATCAGCGGCGTTGAGGTGGACACCAACCACTTCAAAG GTAACTTCCCGGACTCCTGCAGCATCGAGGTTTGTTCTCTGACCCCTGAGGAGGAAGCTCAGTGCGTCAGAACCAGGTGGAATTCTGGGAAATGGCAGGTCCTTCTCGCCCCTCAGAAA CTTCGTCCTCATCACAGACATCTGTACGACGAGGCCGAGCTGAGCCTGAGCCGACCCGTCAGCCACGTCCGCCTCATCATCCGCCCAGACGGAGGAGTCAGCCGGCTCCGCCTGTGGGGTCGACCCACGGCCATCGCCGCGGCCAATCAGCAGAGACCGGCGTCCAAGCTGTGA